The following proteins are co-located in the [Pasteurella] mairii genome:
- the smpB gene encoding SsrA-binding protein, with protein MTKKKAKPASNTIALNKRARHEYFIEEEIEAGLSLQGWEVKSMRAGKANISDSYIIFNQGEAYLFGATIQPLSVASTHIVCDPTRTRKLLLNQKELSSLFGKANRDGFTIVALALYWKGPWAKVKIGLAKGKKLHDKREDIKDREWKLAKDRIMKNAARG; from the coding sequence ATGACAAAGAAAAAAGCCAAACCGGCATCCAATACAATCGCCTTAAACAAACGCGCCAGACATGAATATTTTATCGAAGAAGAAATTGAAGCCGGACTTTCCTTACAAGGCTGGGAAGTCAAATCCATGCGCGCCGGCAAAGCCAATATCAGCGATAGTTATATTATTTTTAACCAAGGTGAAGCCTATTTATTCGGCGCCACCATTCAACCGTTAAGCGTGGCGTCCACACACATTGTCTGCGATCCAACCCGTACGCGTAAACTGTTGCTTAATCAAAAAGAATTAAGTTCCTTATTCGGCAAAGCCAATCGCGACGGATTTACCATCGTCGCTCTCGCACTTTATTGGAAAGGCCCTTGGGCAAAAGTGAAAATCGGTTTAGCAAAAGGGAAAAAATTGCACGATAAGCGGGAAGATATTAAAGATCGCGAATGGAAATTAGCCAAAGATCGCATTATGAAAAATGCCGCGCGCGGTTAA